The Oncorhynchus kisutch isolate 150728-3 linkage group LG20, Okis_V2, whole genome shotgun sequence genome has a segment encoding these proteins:
- the eme2 gene encoding essential meiotic structure-specific endonuclease subunit 2: MSVLKRAKTWEISESEGESDAETKPSIKCIAFTDQGDDNNETATANSPTDSLEQDNKDHNTDCKSTAKTEPSDTLVAPRPARSGTASPGRKRRTKEEIEADRPRVEERKEAREKLKRVRAEEKEERREDQQRRKEAAERQKSLRPENCLKCLTVCIDPALLQDDGSDVLLGTLSAVEWRSSIETQQLPHSITWTRDLPSEKDSSGPLEEEQVLLVLGLTDFMGMVVSVKQILHGNGEESAVESFFKLLSECLNRDAKMAVTVLVMGSNANSWTGTWDVPELSQRSQLGMEDLDIEEVLVFLQLYRNITVVFLDSWQDVTDHVCAVTKALSKRPYKLLTERGELPFCVDGSWASGVRVERDGAGLGEVWSRQITQLNRVSPAVASTLTTAYPSPQILLQAYSSLESEEEKRGLLAGLLVKTGGKERRIGPEISARVYRSLTAQNPQLVLD; this comes from the exons ATGTCCGTATTGAAAAGAGCCAAAACATGGGAGATATCTGAATCTGAGGGCGAAAGCGATGCTGAAACTAAACCTTCAATCAAATGCATTGCATTTACCGATCAGGGTGACGATAACAATGAAACAGCGACGGCCAATAGTCCCACTGACAGTCTCGAACAGGACAACAAAGACCACAACACAGATTGCAAGTCAACAGCCAAAACCGAACCAAGTGACACATTGGTGGCTCCACGACCCGCTAGGTCCGGTACCGCAAGTCCGGGGAGAAAACGCCGAACCAAAGAGGAGATAGAGGCAGACAGACCGAGAgttgaggagaggaaggaggccaGAGAGAAACTCAAGAGGGTGAGGGccgaagagaaagaggagaggcgagaagatCAACAAAGGAGAAAAGAAGCTGCAGAGCGTCAAAAGAGCCTCAGACCTGAGAACTGTTTGAAGtgcctgactgtctgtattgATCCAG CTCTACTGCAGGATGATGGATCGGATGTGTTGCTGGGAACTCTGTCTGCAGTTGAGTGGAGGAGCAGCATTGAGACACAGCAGCTCCCTCACAGCATCACTTGGACCAGAGATCTTCCGTCG GAGAAAGACAGCAGTGGACCACTGGAGGAGGAGCAGGTTCTGCTGGTGTTGGGTCTGACTGACTTCATGGGCATGGTGGTGTCAGTCAAACAG ATACTGCATGGCAACGGGGAGGAATCGGCAGTGGAGTCTTTCTTCAAGCTTTTGTCCGAGTGCCTCAACCGAGATGCCAAGATGGCGGTTACTGTTTTAGTGATGGGATCCAACGCAAATAGCTG GACTGGGACATGGGATGTACCCGAGTTGAGCCAAAGATCTCAGTTGGGAATGGAGGATCTGGACATTGAGGAG GTATTGGTTTTCCTTCAACTGTACCGGAACATTACCGTGGTCTTCCTGGACAGCTGGCAGGATGTCACAGACCACGTGTGTGCCGTCACCAAGGCCCTGTCCAAACGGCCCTACAA ACTGCTGACGGAGCGTGGCGAGTTGCCGTTCTGTGTGGATGGCTCATGGGCCAGTGGGGTGCGTGTGGAGCGGGATGGAGCTGGGCTGGGCGAGGTGTGGAGCAGGCAGATCACACAGCTCAACAGGGTCAGCCCTGCAGTGGCCTCCACTTTGACCACAGCCTACCCCTCACCGCAGATACTACTGCAG gcctacagtagcttAGAGtctgaggaagagaagagggggctGCTGGCAGGCCTACTAGTGAAgactggagggaaggagagacgcATCGGACCTGAAATCTCAGCCAGAGTCTACCGTTCCCTCACAGCTCAAAACCCCCAGCTGGTCCTGGACTAG
- the mfsd1l gene encoding major facilitator superfamily domain-containing protein 1, protein MAQPAEKAYYRFLVLFFNCLLTFGSYFCFDIPSVLQDQFQGNLTCANTTVINGTVDCVEGLGMTPQEYNLLYAIYAWTNAVVVIMAGFLIDKLGNRFGVFLFSFLCVLGSAIFALGSHFKGTAYLLPLMLTGRLLFGSGNGSLTIVQNRITAFWFRGKELALAFGLTLAFSRLGSVLNFFLTQRFQAQYGMQWTLWGGAFLCVLGFMSAITVSALDKVGMKQLGLDGAIQEESRKVRFQDVKLLSLRYWLLVLTIMFFYNGIFPFIADASKFIQDKYSDYSQKEAAYIAGAVYDSSLVLSATVGILIDNVGLRGVFAVSCAVLTLPVFGLLAFTFVPPLVSTIWLGVTYSFAAASMWPSIPLVVPQATLGTAMGLATSVQMVGIGISNLVVGQILGTKSSDAKIPLWRWQQMMIFMLANTIACIVTSVVLNIVDHRQGGILNKTTKRSGSPPPSGPSDREPLVEGEEGQNDEGAVRSPSNSS, encoded by the exons ATGGCGCAGCCGGCAGAGAAAG CATACTACCGCTTTCTGGTATTGTTCTTCAACTGTCTGCTCACGTTTGGCTCCTACTTCTGCTTCGACATCCCTAGTGTCCTCCAGGATCAGTTCCAAGGG AATTTGACGTGTGCCAATACAACAGTGATCAATGGGACAGTGGACTGTGTGGAGGGACTGGGGATGACCCCTCAGGAGTATAATCTGCTCTATGCCATCTATGCTTGGAC TAATGCAGTGGTGGTTATAATGGCTGGGTTCCTTATTGACAAACTAGGCAACCGCT ttggtgtgttcctcttctccttcctgtGTGTGCTGGGGTCAGCCATCTTTGCTCTGGGTTCTCACTTCAAAGGAACAGCCTACCTGCTCCCTCTCATGCTCACCGGCCGTTTGCTGTTTGGCTCTGGCAATGGATCCCTCACCA TTGTCCAGAACCGGATTACAGCGTTCTGGTTCCGGGGGAAGGAGCTGGCCCTGGCGTTTGGCCTGACCCTGGCCTTCTCCCGCCTGGGCTCCGTCCTCAACTTCTTCCTCACCCAGCGGTTCCAGGCCCAGTACGGCATGCAGTGGACCCTATGGGGAG GTGCCTTCCTGTGTGTGCTGGGCTTTATGTCTGCCATCACGGTCAGTGCCCTGGACAAGGTGGGCATGAAGCAGCTGGGACTGGATGGGGCCATTCAGGAAGAGTCACGCAAAGTG AGGTTTCAGGACGTGAAGCTGCTTTCTCTCAGATACTGGCTGTTGGTTCTCACCATCATGTTCTTCTACAACGGCATCTTTCCCTTCATAGCTGACGCCAG TAAGTTCATACAAGACAAGTACAGTGACTACAGCCAGAAAGAGGCAGCCTACATCGCTGGTGCCGTATATGACAGCTCCCTTGTCCTCTCTGCCACTGTCGGGATTCTCATC GACAACGTGGGTTTGCGTGGGGTCTTTGCCGTATCCTGTGCTGTCCTCACGCTGCCTGTCTTTGGCCTCCTGGCCTTCACTTTTGTCCcccctctggtatctaccatCTGGCTGGGGGTCACCTACTCCTTCGCTGCT GCAAGCATGTGGCCCTCTATTCCCCTGGTGGTCCCTCAGGCAACTCTGGGGACAGCTATGGGCCTTGCCACGTCAGTACAGATGGTAGGAATTGGCATATCCAACCTTGTCGTTGGCCAGATCTTGGgaaccaagtcaag TGACGCTAAGATCCCACTGTGGCGCTGGCAGCAGATGATGATCTTCATGTTGGCCAACACCATCGCCTGCATCGTCACCTCTGTGGTGCTCAACATCGTGGACCACCGCCAG GGTGGGATTCTGAATAAGACGACCAAGAGATCTGGCTCCCCGCCCCCCAGCGGACCTTCAGACAGAGAACCTCtcgtagagggagaggaggggcagaATGACGAAGGGGCTGTTCGCTCTCCCTCCAACAGTTCCTAA